The following proteins are encoded in a genomic region of Blastopirellula marina:
- a CDS encoding type IV pilus twitching motility protein PilT: MAEIDEAIAEKFLKKDVEYEVDKIFRALVKLEGSDLHMKVGRPPIVRVHGTLKNLNRGPIEAEEMLRLLWPLLDERNARIFKENGGADFAHTVDVDGETWRFRVNMFTQLGNVGLVARRINNWIPNFEGLNLPPVMESLCKFDQGMVLLAGVTGSGKSTTIASMLNWINRNYSKHILTLEDPIEFVYSEDKCLINQREIGQDVKDFEIAMAHAVREDPDIILIGEMRDQETFLTAIHAAETGHLVFGTIHASSSSSTIGRILDLFPEEMHGAIRSAIAFNMKGIVAQKLLKSIKPGVGRVPTVEIMTMNPTVQKLILEGKDAKLPDAIRIGKDDGMQDFTMSLKSLIDKELIDRETAFAVAPNVEALKMALKGINVAQPGMV, translated from the coding sequence ATGGCTGAAATCGACGAAGCGATTGCCGAGAAGTTTCTTAAGAAAGATGTCGAATACGAAGTCGATAAGATCTTCCGAGCCTTGGTGAAGCTGGAAGGCTCGGACTTGCACATGAAGGTGGGGCGACCGCCGATTGTTCGCGTGCACGGTACGTTAAAGAACTTGAATCGTGGCCCGATCGAAGCGGAAGAAATGCTGCGATTATTGTGGCCTTTGCTGGACGAACGCAATGCAAGAATCTTTAAAGAAAACGGCGGTGCCGACTTCGCGCATACCGTCGACGTTGATGGAGAAACGTGGCGTTTTCGTGTGAACATGTTCACCCAGTTGGGCAACGTCGGCCTGGTGGCTCGTCGTATCAATAACTGGATTCCAAACTTCGAGGGGCTCAATCTTCCGCCAGTGATGGAGAGCCTTTGTAAGTTCGACCAAGGCATGGTGTTGCTGGCCGGGGTGACGGGTTCTGGTAAAAGTACGACCATTGCGTCAATGCTGAACTGGATCAATCGCAATTACTCGAAACATATTCTGACGCTCGAAGATCCGATCGAATTCGTCTATTCGGAAGATAAATGCCTGATCAATCAACGCGAGATCGGGCAAGACGTGAAGGACTTCGAAATCGCGATGGCGCATGCCGTGCGTGAAGACCCTGACATCATTCTCATCGGTGAAATGCGTGATCAGGAAACGTTCCTCACGGCGATTCACGCGGCGGAAACGGGGCACTTGGTGTTCGGGACGATCCACGCTTCAAGTTCTTCCAGTACCATCGGTCGTATTCTCGACTTGTTCCCTGAGGAAATGCACGGCGCGATTCGAAGTGCGATCGCGTTTAACATGAAGGGCATCGTCGCTCAGAAACTTCTCAAGTCGATTAAGCCGGGCGTTGGCCGCGTGCCGACGGTCGAGATCATGACGATGAATCCCACCGTCCAGAAACTGATTCTGGAAGGGAAAGACGCGAAGCTCCCCGACGCGATTCGTATTGGTAAAGACGACGGGATGCAAGACTTCACGATGAGCCTCAAGTCGCTGATTGACAAGGAATTGATTGACCGCGAAACGGCATTCGCAGTGGCTCCAAACGTCGAAGCTCTGAAGATGGCACTCAAAGGCATCAATGTGGCACAACCTGGGATGGTTTAA
- a CDS encoding TerC family protein has product MWEALVAVIALSAMEIVLGIDNIVFIAIVSARLPEAQRPNARRMGLLAALVMRIILLCTISWVMSLKSDIFEWTWLVGNSELLTEHPEMNGVTWKDIILFVGGLFLIWKSVGEIHEKLDDEEHSEEDAKKVKATFSGVILQIMALDVIFSLDSVITAVGMVKEQVNVFGVAISGIWLMVTAVLISVGVMIAFANTISDFVERHPTLKMLALSFLILIGVMLVAEGAGAHFDKGYVYFAMAFALGVELLNMRVRSLRLTPIEKKIADRKRQGAKEGT; this is encoded by the coding sequence ATGTGGGAAGCCTTGGTCGCGGTGATTGCTCTATCCGCGATGGAAATTGTTCTCGGGATCGACAACATCGTCTTCATCGCGATCGTTTCGGCACGTTTGCCGGAAGCTCAGCGACCTAATGCCCGCCGAATGGGGCTTCTCGCGGCGCTCGTCATGCGGATTATCCTGCTATGCACGATCTCTTGGGTGATGAGCTTAAAGAGCGATATCTTCGAGTGGACATGGCTGGTCGGTAACTCGGAACTGCTGACCGAACACCCTGAAATGAACGGCGTCACCTGGAAGGACATCATCCTTTTTGTCGGTGGCCTATTCCTGATTTGGAAAAGTGTTGGCGAAATCCACGAAAAACTAGACGATGAAGAGCACTCGGAAGAGGATGCCAAGAAGGTTAAGGCGACCTTTAGCGGTGTCATCCTGCAGATCATGGCGCTTGATGTGATCTTTTCGCTCGACTCAGTGATCACGGCCGTCGGAATGGTGAAAGAGCAAGTGAACGTTTTTGGAGTGGCCATCTCGGGCATCTGGTTGATGGTCACCGCCGTGCTGATTTCGGTTGGCGTGATGATCGCCTTTGCGAACACGATTTCTGATTTTGTCGAGCGGCACCCAACCCTCAAGATGCTGGCCCTCAGCTTCTTGATTTTGATCGGCGTGATGCTGGTAGCCGAGGGAGCCGGGGCTCACTTCGACAAAGGATACGTCTACTTTGCGATGGCGTTTGCTCTAGGTGTCGAACTGCTTAATATGCGAGTTCGATCTCTGCGACTCACGCCTATCGAAAAGAAAATCGCCGATCGCAAACGGCAAGGGGCCAAAGAGGGGACATAA
- the hisF gene encoding imidazole glycerol phosphate synthase subunit HisF: MLASRVIPCLDVNQGRVVKGTNFVQLRDAGDPVEVAARYEREGADELVFLDITASHEQRDIILDVVSRTAEVVFMPLTVGGGIRTMEDIRALLNAGADKVSINSTACKDPEFVRQAAKRFGSQCIVVNIDPKRVQKDGQEVWEVHIHGGRTPTGLEAVSWAKEVEQLGAGEIVLTSMDRDGTKDGYDLEVTRAVSEAVKIPVVASGGAGSPEHLADAILEGKADAALAASIFHFGQYSIHETKELMRDRGICVRL, from the coding sequence ATGTTGGCCAGCCGTGTGATACCGTGTTTGGACGTCAATCAGGGGCGTGTCGTGAAAGGAACGAACTTCGTTCAGCTGCGCGACGCCGGCGACCCGGTTGAAGTTGCTGCGCGATACGAGCGTGAAGGCGCGGATGAACTCGTTTTTCTCGATATTACTGCCAGTCACGAACAGCGTGATATCATTTTAGATGTCGTAAGTCGAACGGCTGAAGTGGTTTTCATGCCGCTGACCGTTGGCGGTGGAATTCGCACGATGGAGGACATTCGCGCTTTATTGAATGCAGGTGCGGATAAGGTCTCGATCAATTCCACCGCGTGCAAAGACCCTGAGTTCGTCCGTCAGGCCGCCAAGAGATTTGGCAGTCAGTGTATTGTGGTAAATATCGATCCCAAACGTGTCCAGAAGGATGGCCAAGAGGTATGGGAAGTCCACATTCATGGAGGGCGAACCCCGACCGGCTTAGAGGCAGTTAGTTGGGCGAAAGAGGTTGAACAGCTTGGGGCTGGCGAAATCGTGCTGACTAGTATGGATCGCGACGGCACCAAGGATGGCTACGACTTGGAAGTGACCCGAGCGGTTAGCGAAGCGGTGAAGATCCCCGTGGTGGCCAGCGGCGGGGCGGGTAGCCCAGAGCATTTAGCCGACGCGATTCTCGAGGGGAAAGCGGATGCGGCCTTGGCGGCAAGCATTTTTCACTTCGGGCAATACAGCATCCACGAGACCAAAGAATTGATGCGAGATCGAGGAATTTGCGTAAGGCTTTGA
- a CDS encoding PSD1 and planctomycete cytochrome C domain-containing protein, whose product MRIFALSIATMVCLLPSFASAETKFPAEHVEFFEKSVRPVLMKHCISCHGAEKQEAGLRLDARSAIIKGADSGKVVVEGNPEESSLIQAIRYETFEMPPSGQMSKEEIGAIEEWVKLGMPWPGEAEPIQALSFDQRLVNDKQHHWAYQPIQDPPAPEVTGDFAKNEIDQFVVKRLADNGIVPAELTDRRTLVRRATFDLTGLPPTQAEVDAFVNDESPDAYEKLIDRLLASPQYGVKWGRIWLDVARYSDTRGYLNDGQDRRFPYAHAYRDYVIDSFNRDTPYNEFIKEQLAADYFAEEGDRRLAGLGLIRIGRQFLKHQDTIDDRIDVVTRGVLGLTVTCARCHDHKYDAINMADYYGLYGVFDPLNETTPLIGAIDSDPRYPEFKKRYDELQQELADHHANVEKSVRTEASTYFFDLMVRAVSKQQEVEIAKYEQNEQEAKNVRPHLVNKWKAFADQQWKPDHPIWGPLFETRELGEEKFAAEHKALIGKWTAEGSTLNPAVREAIAANQPETLAALVDVYDELLKPVGKAFVEANFDRAFVDKLEGTQKELGQALMQGNSPLALGDNDVRAATFTSEHAVQKKIEGKIRGHEIDSPGAPPRAMAVTDRDRIGQPVIFLRGDPGRRGDKVPRQFVRVLNETEAPSYEKGSGRLELAEDIIADDNPLTARVIANRVWMGHFDRPLVLTPGDFGVRSDPPTHPLLLDHLASYLKKNDWSLKKLHKHIMLSATYQQSSKDRPELRERDPENRLLWKMNRRRLTFEEMRDAMLAASGAMDDSLGGRAVKILEDPYPPRRTVYGFVDRQDLPNLYRAFDYPSPDATSPERSKTSVPQQALYLLNSPFVGRQAEKLTGSWADQPQIGDHEKLSHLFHSILQRPPKPEEEKMFLEYITNAQKSDNWSAWDSIAQVLLVSNEFMFVD is encoded by the coding sequence ATGCGGATTTTCGCGTTATCCATCGCGACGATGGTGTGCCTTCTACCGTCGTTTGCGTCTGCCGAAACCAAATTCCCGGCCGAGCACGTCGAGTTTTTCGAGAAGTCGGTTCGTCCAGTCCTCATGAAGCACTGCATCAGTTGCCATGGTGCCGAAAAGCAAGAGGCGGGTCTGCGCCTCGATGCACGTTCCGCGATCATTAAGGGGGCCGACTCCGGTAAAGTCGTCGTCGAGGGCAACCCCGAAGAGAGCAGCTTGATTCAGGCTATTCGGTATGAAACCTTCGAGATGCCTCCTTCCGGTCAAATGAGTAAGGAAGAGATCGGCGCAATCGAAGAATGGGTCAAGTTAGGGATGCCTTGGCCTGGTGAAGCAGAGCCGATCCAGGCATTGTCTTTCGATCAGCGACTGGTTAATGATAAGCAGCACCATTGGGCGTATCAGCCAATTCAAGATCCGCCTGCCCCAGAAGTGACTGGTGATTTCGCAAAGAATGAAATCGACCAATTTGTCGTTAAGCGTCTCGCCGACAACGGGATCGTTCCGGCGGAACTGACCGATCGCCGCACACTCGTTCGCCGAGCGACCTTCGACCTGACTGGTTTGCCTCCTACTCAGGCGGAAGTTGACGCGTTCGTCAACGATGAAAGCCCGGACGCTTACGAGAAGCTTATTGATCGTCTATTGGCCTCGCCGCAATATGGCGTGAAATGGGGACGCATCTGGCTGGACGTGGCTCGTTACTCCGATACGCGGGGCTATTTGAACGACGGACAAGATCGGCGATTTCCGTACGCTCACGCCTATCGTGACTATGTGATCGATTCCTTCAATCGAGATACGCCCTACAACGAATTCATCAAAGAACAACTTGCTGCGGACTACTTCGCTGAAGAGGGAGATCGGCGGTTGGCAGGGCTTGGGCTGATTCGAATCGGCCGTCAGTTCTTAAAGCATCAAGACACGATCGACGATCGAATCGATGTCGTCACTCGTGGCGTGTTAGGTCTCACCGTCACGTGTGCTCGTTGTCACGATCACAAGTACGATGCCATTAACATGGCCGACTACTATGGCCTTTATGGTGTGTTCGATCCGCTCAATGAAACGACGCCGCTGATCGGAGCGATTGATTCTGACCCACGTTATCCGGAATTCAAAAAACGCTACGACGAACTCCAGCAAGAACTCGCCGATCATCATGCCAATGTCGAGAAATCAGTTCGGACCGAGGCCAGTACTTATTTCTTCGACCTAATGGTGCGTGCGGTTTCGAAGCAACAGGAAGTCGAGATCGCCAAGTACGAGCAAAACGAACAGGAAGCAAAGAACGTACGTCCTCACTTGGTCAACAAATGGAAAGCATTCGCTGATCAGCAGTGGAAGCCAGATCATCCAATTTGGGGACCGCTATTCGAGACCCGCGAACTCGGCGAAGAGAAATTCGCCGCTGAGCACAAAGCATTGATTGGTAAGTGGACGGCGGAAGGCAGTACGCTTAATCCAGCTGTTCGTGAAGCGATTGCTGCCAACCAGCCCGAAACGTTGGCGGCCTTGGTTGATGTTTACGACGAATTATTAAAACCGGTTGGCAAGGCTTTCGTCGAGGCAAACTTCGATCGAGCGTTCGTCGACAAGCTGGAAGGTACGCAGAAGGAACTAGGCCAAGCGTTGATGCAAGGCAACTCACCTCTCGCTTTAGGCGATAACGATGTCCGCGCGGCAACGTTCACGAGCGAGCATGCCGTCCAGAAAAAAATTGAAGGGAAAATTCGCGGGCACGAGATTGATTCGCCAGGTGCCCCGCCTCGGGCAATGGCGGTTACCGATCGTGATCGAATCGGGCAACCGGTGATCTTTCTACGTGGGGATCCCGGACGTCGAGGCGACAAAGTGCCGCGGCAATTTGTCCGCGTGCTGAATGAAACCGAAGCACCTTCCTACGAGAAAGGAAGCGGGCGGCTAGAGTTAGCGGAAGATATCATCGCCGATGACAATCCGCTAACCGCACGTGTGATCGCCAATCGAGTGTGGATGGGGCACTTTGATCGGCCGCTGGTCTTAACGCCAGGCGACTTCGGTGTTCGAAGCGATCCACCAACCCATCCATTGCTTTTAGACCACCTGGCCAGCTACTTGAAGAAGAACGATTGGTCGCTGAAGAAACTGCACAAGCACATCATGCTTTCGGCAACCTATCAACAATCGAGTAAGGATCGACCAGAATTGCGTGAACGGGATCCCGAGAACCGTTTACTGTGGAAGATGAATCGCCGCCGCCTTACGTTTGAAGAAATGCGTGATGCCATGTTGGCTGCCAGCGGCGCGATGGATGACTCGCTGGGTGGTCGCGCCGTCAAGATTCTGGAAGATCCGTACCCGCCACGCCGAACCGTATATGGGTTTGTCGATCGACAAGACTTGCCGAACTTGTATCGTGCGTTTGATTATCCCAGCCCCGATGCCACGAGCCCGGAACGCTCGAAGACAAGTGTTCCTCAACAAGCGTTGTACCTGCTCAATAGTCCGTTTGTTGGTCGTCAGGCAGAAAAGCTAACGGGCAGTTGGGCGGATCAACCGCAGATCGGCGATCACGAAAAGCTTAGCCATCTGTTCCACAGCATCCTGCAGCGGCCTCCGAAACCGGAGGAAGAAAAGATGTTCTTGGAATATATCACTAATGCCCAGAAGAGCGACAACTGGTCGGCTTGGGATAGCATTGCCCAAGTGTTGTTAGTCTCGAACGAATTCATGTTTGTCGACTAA
- a CDS encoding TlpA family protein disulfide reductase: protein MRSLLLLPLLAILLSPLESFAEKEDKPSFVAFPIETGLQQKLLETTDADIYLEIDGDPISADKIVRPEYVLGPQVQARLREIVHDQMLTSPRVYVKVSVTEYFDVRKLTQQMKKRFAETSFEPKLRLKGTVLEGGGTRFADKPDFTLPNHTTKTLTDLRLAGDGFEAFRVTSPLARRLTYGADIFVILDEPITRDFQAFPPIVVAQLKEIVDELAPQARESLLLRCQTTRDGQKAVEEFCSRNWDPNDPFGASLPSPADQFAKQLGFKQCRVGTRIMGIALEDLLGKKAPNFQLQNQDEQEVDLHEFAQGNVTVLNFSGIACAPCQQEAPHLTSLQKQFADQGVKVISVNGYDESPEAIRQNIKQLALEHPIVVMGSKIAREKYTVTSYPMTFFLDRQGVIRDYHHGFDKGDEVTLQRKVEKLLEH from the coding sequence ATGCGGTCCCTGCTCCTTCTTCCGCTCTTGGCGATCCTGCTCTCACCGCTCGAATCCTTTGCTGAGAAAGAAGATAAGCCGTCGTTCGTTGCTTTTCCCATCGAGACCGGGCTGCAACAGAAACTACTAGAAACGACCGACGCGGACATTTACTTAGAGATCGACGGCGATCCGATCTCTGCCGACAAAATAGTCCGACCTGAATACGTTCTGGGGCCGCAAGTTCAAGCTCGTTTACGGGAGATCGTCCACGATCAGATGCTTACATCTCCCCGCGTCTACGTCAAAGTTTCGGTGACCGAGTACTTCGACGTTCGCAAACTGACTCAGCAAATGAAAAAGCGTTTTGCGGAAACCTCGTTCGAGCCGAAGCTCCGCCTCAAAGGCACCGTCCTGGAAGGTGGCGGCACCCGCTTCGCGGATAAGCCCGATTTCACCTTGCCCAATCACACAACGAAGACCTTAACAGACCTACGTCTGGCTGGTGACGGCTTCGAGGCGTTTCGCGTGACCTCGCCCCTTGCCCGCCGCTTGACCTATGGGGCCGACATCTTCGTGATTCTCGACGAACCGATCACGCGCGATTTTCAGGCATTTCCGCCAATAGTGGTCGCCCAGTTGAAAGAAATCGTCGACGAATTGGCCCCTCAGGCCCGTGAAAGCCTTCTGCTGCGATGCCAAACAACGCGGGATGGCCAAAAAGCAGTCGAAGAATTTTGCAGCAGAAATTGGGACCCAAACGACCCCTTCGGGGCCTCTCTACCTTCGCCGGCCGACCAGTTCGCGAAACAACTTGGTTTTAAACAGTGCCGCGTCGGAACGCGGATCATGGGAATTGCCCTGGAAGATCTTCTCGGGAAGAAGGCTCCTAACTTTCAGCTTCAGAACCAGGACGAGCAAGAGGTTGACCTACACGAGTTCGCCCAAGGCAACGTCACCGTGCTGAACTTCTCTGGCATTGCCTGTGCTCCTTGCCAACAAGAGGCACCTCACCTGACCTCGCTGCAAAAACAATTCGCAGACCAAGGTGTGAAGGTAATTTCGGTGAACGGTTACGACGAATCGCCGGAAGCAATTCGCCAGAACATCAAGCAACTCGCGCTGGAGCACCCAATCGTCGTCATGGGAAGTAAAATTGCCCGAGAAAAGTACACCGTCACCTCGTATCCCATGACTTTCTTCCTCGACCGGCAAGGCGTCATCCGCGACTACCACCACGGCTTCGATAAAGGAGACGAAGTAACTCTACAACGTAAAGTTGAGAAGCTATTGGAGCACTAA
- a CDS encoding DUF4190 domain-containing protein, which translates to MADSAQQHTSAGFSAENEDLMQYREISRLAIVGLVLGILSVLAVFTSVLWIVPVIAIILSLVAYYQIGRSELLTGQGMALAGMGLAALWLGLSVTQSAVKQHALVTASREMAADWLDLILEKKYMEAHQLTTHPSSRPPAKTSLPAYYAESSMREEELEGFESRDIIREITKWDGGPLEETYVRDFATSAFEGTYYVSHIFLISDKESGKPLWDVKVTVKRQNGSGDLEGSFVWIADSIAMEKKYR; encoded by the coding sequence ATGGCCGATTCCGCCCAGCAGCATACGAGCGCCGGATTTTCCGCTGAAAACGAAGACCTGATGCAATACCGCGAAATCAGCCGATTGGCGATCGTGGGATTGGTATTGGGGATTCTTTCGGTCTTGGCGGTATTCACTTCGGTGCTGTGGATCGTCCCGGTCATCGCAATCATTCTTAGCCTGGTTGCCTATTACCAAATCGGTCGCTCGGAACTTCTCACTGGACAAGGGATGGCCCTGGCGGGAATGGGCCTGGCAGCGTTGTGGCTTGGTCTGAGTGTTACGCAGTCTGCGGTGAAACAGCATGCGTTGGTAACCGCTTCGCGTGAAATGGCTGCCGATTGGCTCGATCTGATCCTTGAAAAGAAGTACATGGAAGCCCATCAGCTGACGACACATCCCTCGTCGCGTCCGCCAGCCAAGACGTCGCTGCCGGCGTATTACGCGGAAAGCAGCATGCGTGAGGAGGAACTCGAAGGCTTCGAGTCACGCGACATCATTCGCGAGATTACCAAATGGGATGGCGGGCCCCTCGAGGAAACCTACGTCCGCGATTTCGCAACAAGTGCCTTTGAAGGGACTTATTACGTCTCACATATCTTTCTAATTTCCGACAAAGAAAGTGGAAAACCTCTCTGGGATGTAAAGGTCACTGTGAAGCGGCAGAATGGCAGTGGTGACTTGGAAGGTTCATTCGTCTGGATTGCCGACAGCATCGCGATGGAAAAGAAGTATCGCTAA
- a CDS encoding sugar phosphate isomerase/epimerase family protein: MSTLLDRRQMLSLSAAGALASVGLGLGGLPSAKAAPKDASSIRYCFNTSTIRGQNLTIEEEVDIAAKAGYQGIEPWISKIEDHKKAGKSLADLRKRIDDSGLKVESAIGFAQWIVEDPDKRKQGLEHAKRDMALLAEIGGTRIAAPPAGATNGPKLDLLEVAKRYHALLEVGQQTGVVPELELWGFSTNLSRLGEVAMVVVEANHPDACMMPDVYHIYKGGSDFSGLSVISGNAIPVFHMNDYPADPPREKINDGARVFPGDGVAPLKSMIQTLLGNGFAGVFSLELFNAEYWKRDALEVAKEGLDKMKASVAEATS; encoded by the coding sequence ATGTCCACACTTCTTGATCGTCGTCAAATGCTTTCTTTGTCCGCAGCAGGTGCATTGGCGTCGGTGGGATTAGGCCTGGGTGGTCTACCGTCAGCCAAAGCGGCCCCAAAAGATGCGTCCTCGATCCGTTACTGCTTCAACACCAGCACGATCCGAGGCCAAAATCTGACGATCGAAGAAGAAGTCGACATCGCCGCCAAGGCGGGCTATCAAGGGATCGAACCGTGGATTTCGAAGATTGAAGACCACAAGAAGGCGGGCAAGAGTCTTGCTGACTTGAGGAAGCGAATCGACGACTCCGGCTTGAAGGTCGAAAGCGCGATCGGCTTCGCGCAGTGGATTGTCGAAGATCCGGATAAGCGCAAGCAAGGACTTGAACACGCTAAGCGTGATATGGCCCTACTAGCTGAGATCGGCGGTACCCGAATCGCCGCCCCCCCGGCCGGCGCCACGAATGGCCCCAAGCTGGATTTGCTGGAAGTGGCCAAACGGTACCACGCCTTGTTGGAAGTTGGACAGCAAACGGGCGTTGTCCCGGAACTAGAACTGTGGGGCTTCTCGACGAATCTATCGCGTCTCGGAGAAGTCGCTATGGTGGTAGTTGAAGCTAACCATCCTGATGCATGCATGATGCCGGACGTTTACCACATCTACAAAGGCGGCTCCGACTTCAGCGGCCTGAGCGTAATCAGCGGCAACGCAATCCCAGTGTTTCATATGAACGACTACCCAGCCGACCCGCCTCGCGAGAAGATCAACGACGGAGCGCGCGTCTTTCCTGGCGACGGTGTTGCCCCTCTGAAGTCAATGATCCAGACTTTGCTGGGCAACGGATTCGCAGGCGTCTTCTCGCTCGAACTCTTCAACGCCGAATACTGGAAGCGTGACGCGTTGGAAGTCGCCAAGGAAGGTCTCGACAAGATGAAGGCCAGCGTTGCCGAAGCGACCAGCTAG
- a CDS encoding ATPase, T2SS/T4P/T4SS family — MRRLALLVFCLLLLAIGFNLFGFESTAFAQAGDTAASNPEKYKWTTDEYGYINPIMLAAMFLLFFLWVWTTDWVGQDCPDRKLPVPAWVIPNVLVFGLTFWIISAVVPFFLGYVLAILAWAIPLGIYIKTRNNLVDPHERVMTKDHIRYVVSKLSGGKVKSEIKAGWEAGPVMEIQARGADDTKNTENLYNARKLPDAFVWVKELIAEMVTRRATKVMMDYTKDTVAMRYLIDGVWLAGENRDRESSDQMLMVMKLLCNLNPQERRARQSGEFFVKYDGRKLNCSVTSQGTQSGERVIFVVPLVLSKLETLEDLGMSPEMVQEVKGLMGMPNGLFVFTAKPEGGMSTLYYAGLSSTDRLMRDFAGIEAKSSREPEVMNIALQHYDESSAKKPEEMLAAVIRNQPDALVVRRIESPAVFNVLLEQANSTRICFTSVNVKEDAAEGVLRLLSLKVPADQYASALIGVLNTRLCRRLCKNCREEFQPNLQMLKRLGLSPDKVDKLYKTPTPPGPDEPQKPPCEHCGGVGYYGRIGIFELMKVNDGIRRAIVKTPKLDAVRAASKAAGNRTLQEEAIRLVATGVTSIEEISRVLKE; from the coding sequence ATGCGAAGACTCGCTCTGTTGGTTTTTTGCCTTCTTCTGTTGGCGATCGGTTTCAATTTATTTGGTTTCGAGTCCACGGCTTTTGCTCAGGCGGGCGATACGGCTGCGTCGAATCCGGAAAAGTACAAATGGACCACCGATGAATATGGCTACATAAATCCAATCATGTTGGCGGCCATGTTCCTGCTCTTCTTCTTGTGGGTATGGACCACCGATTGGGTTGGCCAAGATTGTCCTGATCGCAAGTTGCCGGTACCTGCATGGGTGATTCCCAATGTGCTCGTCTTCGGTTTGACGTTTTGGATTATCTCGGCCGTCGTGCCGTTTTTCCTTGGGTATGTACTCGCCATTCTGGCGTGGGCGATCCCGCTTGGAATCTACATCAAGACACGCAACAACCTTGTCGATCCACACGAACGGGTCATGACGAAGGATCACATCCGATACGTCGTCTCGAAGCTTTCCGGTGGAAAGGTGAAGTCGGAAATCAAAGCTGGCTGGGAAGCTGGTCCCGTTATGGAGATCCAGGCTCGGGGGGCAGATGATACGAAGAATACCGAGAATCTATACAACGCTCGGAAGCTTCCCGACGCATTCGTCTGGGTGAAAGAACTCATTGCCGAAATGGTAACCCGTCGGGCAACTAAGGTAATGATGGACTACACCAAGGACACCGTTGCAATGCGTTATCTGATCGATGGTGTTTGGCTGGCGGGTGAAAACCGCGACCGTGAATCAAGCGATCAGATGTTGATGGTGATGAAGTTGCTCTGCAACCTCAATCCGCAAGAACGCCGTGCCCGTCAATCAGGCGAGTTCTTCGTCAAATACGACGGTCGAAAGCTGAATTGCTCGGTGACCTCGCAAGGAACGCAATCGGGCGAACGCGTTATCTTCGTGGTGCCGCTGGTCTTGTCGAAGCTGGAAACGCTGGAAGATCTGGGGATGTCGCCGGAAATGGTTCAGGAAGTGAAAGGGTTGATGGGAATGCCCAACGGGCTTTTCGTCTTCACGGCCAAACCAGAAGGGGGCATGTCGACGCTGTACTACGCCGGTCTGAGTTCAACGGACCGCTTGATGCGAGATTTCGCCGGTATCGAAGCGAAGAGCTCCCGCGAACCGGAAGTGATGAACATTGCCTTACAGCATTACGATGAAAGCAGCGCCAAGAAGCCAGAAGAAATGCTGGCCGCTGTGATTCGTAATCAGCCGGACGCTTTGGTCGTTCGCCGCATTGAATCGCCTGCCGTGTTCAATGTGCTGTTAGAGCAAGCGAACAGCACCCGTATCTGTTTCACTAGTGTCAACGTGAAGGAGGACGCGGCCGAAGGCGTGTTGCGGTTGCTTTCGCTGAAGGTACCCGCCGATCAGTATGCGTCGGCCTTAATTGGCGTGCTCAACACGCGGTTGTGTCGCCGGCTGTGCAAGAACTGTCGCGAAGAGTTTCAACCGAACCTGCAAATGTTGAAGCGTCTTGGCTTGTCGCCTGACAAGGTCGACAAGCTTTACAAAACGCCAACCCCTCCAGGTCCGGACGAACCCCAAAAGCCGCCGTGCGAACACTGTGGCGGGGTCGGTTACTACGGTCGAATTGGCATCTTCGAGCTGATGAAAGTCAACGACGGAATTCGTCGGGCAATCGTCAAAACACCCAAGCTGGACGCAGTGCGTGCTGCATCGAAAGCAGCCGGCAATCGAACCTTGCAGGAAGAAGCCATCCGCCTGGTGGCGACTGGGGTCACTTCGATCGAAGAAATCAGCCGCGTACTCAAAGAATAA